ATTAGCTAATTCATAATATGCAAACGTAGTGATCTCTTTTTCTCGCAATTGCACCATCGATACGCCATTCTTACAAGCTTCTTCAATTTTTTCTAAAAATTCTTCGTCGTTTTCCCCATATCGAGCCGTTACTAAATATAAACTCATATCTGTTCTCATTGCTTTCTTCCTTTCACCTGGTTAAACCAATTATCATTCGTTACAGATAAAAGAGACAACTGATTTAAAGTTTCATGACGAAAATCTGCCAGCCCATTAGATGATGTTAATTTTTTATTAGCATGCTCACCACAAATGTTTAAATAACTAAGAGCAAATATAGCTGCTGATAAATTATCAAACCCCTCCCCTAATAAAGCTGCAATCAGCGCACCTAGGAGGTCACCACTTCCGGTAAATTGTTGGAGTTTTTTCACGCCATTTTCCATGACCCACGTTTCATCTTTTGAAACAATCAGATCTTTTTTTCCCGTAGCAAGATAGGTAATTGATGAATCTTGCTGTTTTAAAGCCTTGACTAACTCTTCCATTCCTTCTTCCGTTTGATCAAATTCACTACTATCAACGCCTCTCCCGCTTACTTTAAGACCACAAAACGCGCGTAGTTCCGAAACATTACCTTTTAAAATATTAGGTTTGTATTTTTCTAACTGTTGTGACAAGTAAAAGGCAATAGGAGCGCTTGTCACTCCTACTATATCAAGAACAAAAGGTTTCTTTTTTGCTTTAGCCTTTTTTGCAGCCATCAAAAGCGCGCTTTCCTTTTCCTTTGATAAGCTTCCAAGATTTAGTAATAAACTACTTGTATGTTTAAAAAGTTCAGAAAACTCTCTTACATCATTGGTCATAATAGGTTGTGCATTAATATATAGTAATGTGTTAGCGACGGTCTCTATAGAAACATCATTTGTAATGCAATGAACTAATGGTGCTTGCTTTAACGAAAAAATTTCGCTAGCCCTATCTGCAATTTTTTTCATAAGTCTCTCCCTTTCTGTCCAAATAAGAATGACATTTCTTAAAACTAATAGTTACTTACAGACATTTGATCTTTAGGTGTAAAAAGTCTTGGAAACACTTTTTCTAAAATCAACAAAATAACGATCGCAGCAAAAGTAGTCAACAACGCGCTTGTGCCGTTAATTACTAATGAATAAATCACCGGGGAAAGTCCCCACATTGCATACTGTCCCCAAAAAATATAACCAGCAACAAAATGCCAGAAAAAACGCGCAAATGTACCAACTAAACAGGCACTAACAATGGCCACCCGAGCTTGTCCATCATTTTTTCTATCAAGAGCTCGATGTAACCTAGCAGCAAAAAGACCGGCAAGACCAGCAAATGGGTAAGCTACAATGTATTCAATCAAAACTTGTGCGATACTTAAATAAATAACTTGTCCTAATGGAAAATGTAAGAATCCCCAAATAATTCCCGCAAATAACGCAGGCTTGGTCCCACGACGTAATGCATATACAATCATAGGAATTTGCCCTAAAGATACAGTAAAAGTTGTCCCCATCCCAGTAGGCAAAAAGGATAACAAAATACTTAAAGCTGCAATAATAGTGCCTTCCACCCAAACATTTATGTTTGAACGCATAGCAAAAAACTCCTCCTTTTAGAATCTTTTCAATTCACAAAGGAGAAGCTTATTTACTTCAACTCGTCACAATTCCTACGTTCGAATGATCGAAACAGGTACGAAGGGTTTAGAGAGTATACTCAATCTCAGTCCATATGGACTCCCCTTTGTGATCAGATTCTATTTAATTATTTACAAACTTAGCATAACATATTTTCACCAAAAAAACACCGCTAACATTTTATCTTATTGTGCTTCTTCTTGTCCTTTTTCAACATAACTCATATCGTTTGCTGTTTCCAATGAATAATCGCCATCTTTATATTTAATAATATTGACACTTGCATTTTCTAAACCATCTTCTGGAGCTTCAAAATCGTCAAATAATGTATCTAACAATGCAGTAATACTTAAACCATGGGAAGCAATTAACACATTACCTGATCCATTTTCTTGTGTCTCATCTGTTACAATTTGGTCTAAACTTTCTGTCAAACGATCCGTGATCGTTTCATAATCTTCTGCAGGCCAATTGACTTCTTCTTCAACGCCTTCTTCGGCTATTTGTTCTTTATCTAACTTCGCTACACTATCAGCAAATACTTCTGGATCCATATTAGCTTGAAACTCTTCTAAGGTCACCCCTTGTTCATCTGCCACATCTTGCCACATCGAATCATTTAAATCGCCTTCATAAGTACCAAAATTAAATTCTCTTAGGCCGTTATCCTTTTGCACTTCTATGTCTTCAGATTGATCATTTTCATCTAAAATCATATCTGCTGTTTGAATGGCTCGCCCACTATCACTTGAATAAGCCCCTTGAAAATCCACACCTTTTAGTCCAATGCCAGCATCTGTAACAACTTCTTCTCCAGCCGGTGTCAGCACTGCATCTGACCAACCTTGTACTCGGTCTGTTGTATTTAACATCGTTTTTCCGTGACGAACAATATACAATGTTAATTCATCGCTATCTTGCGCTTGGCTTACTTCTGTAGATTCTGTGCTTTGATTTGCTTGGCTACTTTCTTCACTTTGACAACCTGCTAGCACCATAACTAAAGATAATGCAATGCTACTTTTTATAAATAAATTTTTCATCATTTTTCTCCTCCATTTTTTTGCCTTTAATGAAGTTCTTTTCCTCCCTTCTTAAAAAAATAAAAAAACCCACAATTATCCCTAAAAAAGGGGTAATCGTAGGTTATGCTCCTTATGGATAACATTCCATCTTCATTATATGACAATTTATATTGAAAAGGCTACCATATCCAACAACAACTGTCAATTCACTTTATTATTAGTCATTATTTTAAACAAAACATATTGTGACACAAACACAAACAAAAATATCCGAACTATAGAGAGAATGTTTTTGCGATTACTCGGCGCAAATTCGCAACGAAGCGCAAAGCTCAATAAATATAGTTCGGATATTATTACGCAAAGAACTTATATCACAGTTCTTTTTTAACCTTAAAAATCAAGTTTTGATTCAAACAACGGACTCACAGGTTTATTCTCATGCACACGTTTAATTGCTTCAGCAATTAAATCGCAAACACTGATTTCTTCAAGTTTATCAA
This region of Tetragenococcus osmophilus genomic DNA includes:
- a CDS encoding PfkB family carbohydrate kinase produces the protein MKKIADRASEIFSLKQAPLVHCITNDVSIETVANTLLYINAQPIMTNDVREFSELFKHTSSLLLNLGSLSKEKESALLMAAKKAKAKKKPFVLDIVGVTSAPIAFYLSQQLEKYKPNILKGNVSELRAFCGLKVSGRGVDSSEFDQTEEGMEELVKALKQQDSSITYLATGKKDLIVSKDETWVMENGVKKLQQFTGSGDLLGALIAALLGEGFDNLSAAIFALSYLNICGEHANKKLTSSNGLADFRHETLNQLSLLSVTNDNWFNQVKGRKQ
- the thiT gene encoding energy-coupled thiamine transporter ThiT; amino-acid sequence: MRSNINVWVEGTIIAALSILLSFLPTGMGTTFTVSLGQIPMIVYALRRGTKPALFAGIIWGFLHFPLGQVIYLSIAQVLIEYIVAYPFAGLAGLFAARLHRALDRKNDGQARVAIVSACLVGTFARFFWHFVAGYIFWGQYAMWGLSPVIYSLVINGTSALLTTFAAIVILLILEKVFPRLFTPKDQMSVSNY
- a CDS encoding histidine phosphatase family protein, whose translation is MMKNLFIKSSIALSLVMVLAGCQSEESSQANQSTESTEVSQAQDSDELTLYIVRHGKTMLNTTDRVQGWSDAVLTPAGEEVVTDAGIGLKGVDFQGAYSSDSGRAIQTADMILDENDQSEDIEVQKDNGLREFNFGTYEGDLNDSMWQDVADEQGVTLEEFQANMDPEVFADSVAKLDKEQIAEEGVEEEVNWPAEDYETITDRLTESLDQIVTDETQENGSGNVLIASHGLSITALLDTLFDDFEAPEDGLENASVNIIKYKDGDYSLETANDMSYVEKGQEEAQ